Part of the Methylomonas sp. AM2-LC genome, ACGGTGTCTGCGCCGAAAGCAAAAACATGTCGCGCAACAATGTCAGTACCAAAAGCGATGAGAATAGCCCCATGACCAGGGAACCTGCCCAACTGAATCGATCGGCCACTGATTGTTCCCGAACTAAAAAACGAGCAAACATTCCCAACGGTATTAGCAACGTGGAAAGACACAGCAGCACCCCACCGACCAACGTTCCCGTTAAACCGATGGGAAGCGCAGGCAGCAGACGCCAGCCGATGTAGGCATGAAGTCCAATCAGGATCGGCATCACGGTCCGCGCAAAGCGAACTAGTCGCTTTGTGAAATCGGTTGGCAAGGGTGCTTGCGGCGCTTCGAGCTGCGCAGCTACACTCCTGCTATTCGCCATGAGATGTCGGCCCGTCTACCGTTTTGTTTTCATCTTTATCCGGGCAACACCATTGGCCCCAACGGCTTTTGAAACGGCCTTTCAGTTGTTCCCGCTCTTCTGGTGTCATGCTTTCCCAACGTTGGCCGCGTTCCTTCCAACGTCCGTGCGTGTGGCAGCCACCAAACAGAATTTTGCTCAGCAGGAAAACACCCAGCGCCTGAAAATAGCCGATTTGCTGCGCGCCGGTAAACAGTTGCGGCATCAGCCAGTTCCACAGCAGCATAACCACCAAGCCTAAGGCGGCGATACCCGTGACAACCAGCAGCGTGATTTTGAAACATTTAGACTTGCATATTGGTGCAGCGTTTGAACAGTTCGTTTTCAATTTTGTTTCCTTTATCATGAAAGCTCGTCATAGAGCGGTTGCAACCGTGTACGCAGATGCTGCACGGCCAGTCTTTTCAATCCCAATAGGGTATTCAGGTTTTCGCCGCTTTGCTCGGCGAGTTCCTTGAAGCTAAGCCCATCCAGCTCATGGGCAATGAATACTTCGCGTTGCCTGGCTGGCAACTCATCCAGCGCCACCGAGATGGCCTCCAGTAACATAGCTCTCGCATAGTAGGTTTCCGGTTCGCTATCCAATGCCGGTAAAGTCTGCTCAAGCCAATAACCTTCTTCACTATCCTCCGCAGTTGCCAAAGCCTCCGGCAAGGGCTGCTCGCGTTTCTTGCGGAACCGGTCTATGATGCGATTGCGGGCGACGCGAAACAACCAAGCGCCTATTTGCTCTATAGGTTCCGGCAAGCGATAAGCCTCGACCAGCTCAAAAAACACTTCTTGCAGAATGTCTTCCGCATCCTCAGGATCGGGTACGCGCTGACGAATAAAATTACCCAGCCGCCAGCGCTCCCGTGCGATGGTTTCAGTCAGGTGCTGGTTCTGTTCAGTCATCAGTGTCTGCGGTTCATTAGTAAATGGGTCGGTAAGCGATGTATTCATACTGATGTAGACGTATCATCGGCCAAAATATTGTGAAAAAGAAAAAAAATATTCTGGCGAATGATTGGTATTGGTGGTGCAATCACATGTCTCTAGTTGGCGGGGCTTAGGCTTCCACGGGCTCACATTCCGTTTAGAAGCGTAAACAAAGAATGTGCGCCATAAAAGAACCAGATGGCAATACCCGCATTAAAAACAGCACAGCCAAGGGAAGCAAGGAAAAGTGCTACTACAGTTACATGAGTAAGTGTGGTAGCAAGATCTGGAAATATCTAAAAGAATAGCCGCTTAATAAGCGCCGATATAATCCATTTTTCCTATTTCTACGCCGTTATGCCGCAAAATGGCATAAGCCGTAGTCAGGTGGAAATAAAAGTTTGGGTATACAAAGTTCAACAAATACGCTTGGCCTAAAAAATGAAATTCTCTACTACCAAATTTCAAGGTAATGTTGCGTCCTTCACTGCCGTCGATTTGCTCAGCAGTCACGCTTTGTATAAATGCCACAGTCTTGGCTATACGCGCTTGTAACTCGGCGAAGCTTGCTTCGTTGTCTTCGTAGCTTGGCACCTCTATCCCGGCTAGTCTGGCCGCGCAACCTTTTACTACATCGGTGGCAATTTGTACTTGCCGGCTTAGCGGATACATATCCGGCGCTAAGCGAGCATTAACAAATATAGACGGATCGATTTTCTTTGCTTCGGCATGGGCAGCGGCTTTGTAGAGTATCGCTGATAAATTGCCTAACATACGAACTAATACCGGGATTGAGGCTTGGTATAGGGTTAATGACATATGATTACTCCAGTGAAAAAATAGATGGTTAGTCAATAAACTGATTACTTAAGCGGCAAGCGTAACTGTTGGGAAGTCGGTATAACCTTTTGCCCCAATATCCGCATACCAAACGTCCATTTCCGCATCCGCATTCAATTCCAGATTATGTTGGAAGCGGACAACCAAATCAGGGTTGGAGATAAACGGCCTGCCGAAAGCGATCAAATCCGCGTCGCCGTCTTGCAGCCTTTGCTCCGCCAGTTCCTTGGTATAACCACAGTTGCCGATGATACAGCCAGGATAGACTTTTTTTAACTCAGCCAAGGTTATCGGTTCGCCCAAGCCATGAAAACCGAAAGCCAGCCCGTCCATAACATGCAGGTATGCCAATTCATGTTTAGCCAATTCTTGAGCGGTATATAAAAACTGTTCGCGATAATCTTCAGAGCCCATATCGTTGAATACGCCGTTGGGTGATAGCCTAACCCCTATTTTGTCGGCATCCCATACTTGCTTGACCGCAGCTAAAATTTCTAATAAAAATCGTGTTCTGTTTTCTATGGAACCGCCGTATTCATCGCTACGCTGGTTGGTTTTGCTTTGCAGGAATTCATCAATCAGATAACCGTTGGCGGCGTGTATTTCAATGCCATCAAAACCCGCCACTTTCGCCCGTCTAGCTGCGCTTTGGTAATCCAAAACGATTTGTTTCACTTCTGCGGTTTCCAGCGCCCGTGGTGTCTCGTAAGCTTGTTTACCGCTGGGCGTATGGATATAGTCACCATTGAGTATGATAGCGGAAGGCGCGACAGGCAGGCCAGTCTCAGGATGGAAGCTGGTGTGCGATGCTCTGCCGCAATGCCAGAGCTGGAGAAAAATTTTTCCACCTTGGTCATGTACCGCTTTGGTAGTCAGCTGCCAGGCTTGGGCTTGCTCGTCGGTATAAATGCCGGGGTTGTTGAGAAATCCCAAACCTTGCACAGAAATGCTGGTTGCCTCAGAAATTAGTAAGCCAGCATCGGCGCGTTGCGCATAATATTCTGCCATCAACGCATTTGGCAACCTTGCTGCACCAGCCCGCGATCGTGTCAAAGGAGCCAACACTATTCTGTTGGCTAACAGATTATCCCCAAACTTTAGTTTTTCAAAAAGTTTCATAATTTACCTACCATAAGAAAATGAGCGTTAAGTTTTATATAAGTTCACAACAATGCTTTTTAAATTAAACGGACACCATGCCACCATCGACATACAAATCGATACCGGCCACATAACTGCTGTCGGAAGAAGCCAGGAACAGCACGGCTTGGGCAATTTCGTCCGGGCGACCAAAACGACCTAAAGGCACTTGTGTGCTTATGTTTTCGCCGAATGCTTCAATCTGTTCAACTGATAAACCCATTTTGTCAAAGATTGGTGTTTCAATGGGGCCGGGACTCACCACATTGACACGAATTTTACGTGCCTTTAATTCAGCCGTCCAAGTGCGGGCAAAAGAACGAACGGCAGCTTTGCTCGCGGCATAAACCCCAAAACCTTCAAAGCCAACCGTATTAACCACTGAAGAGTTAAGAATCACCGAACCGCCGTCCACCAGCAACGGTAATGCTTTCTGAACGGTAAACAGCAAGCCTTTGACGTTAATGCCAAAAGTTTTGTCGAAATGCTCTTCCGTTACCGCTTCGATAGGTGATGGTTCTGCTATGCCTGCATTGGCAAATACGATATCGATATGACCAAATTTAGCTTTAACTTCGGCATAAAGCTTATCAAGGTCTGCCATATTTGAGACGTCGCCTTGAATGCCAATTGCATTACCGCCGATTTCAGCAACCGCTGTATTGATTTCCGCTAGCCTGCGACCCGTAATAACGACAGTAGCACCCTCTTTTGCGAATAATTTGGCTGTCGCCAAGCCGATACCGCTATTACCGCCTGTGATTACGGCGATTTTTCCAGATAGTTTGCTCATAAGTTAAACCCTGTAAGTTAAAAAAGATGCTGAAATGAATTCAATAATTCATTTGTGCAGGATTATGGAACTAATAAACAATAATGTCAACACCCCCTCACTTAGTGAGTGTTGGCAAAATCAAACATAGTAATTTCCAACGATAGTTTAGCATTTTGCCCAATGGCTAACTTGCTATCAACGGCTGCATCCAGGTTGCGTTAACTCCAATATTACATTAATACAGAATTAGTGAACAAATAAACAACAATGTCAGGCTATGTTATGATAAAAGATATGAGAACCCCTTATCATCCAAACATTGAAGAAATTACGGTTGAAGGCATCCTGCATGCTTTTTCCGATCCTGTACGCATAGAAATATACGCCAATCTGGCCGCTTCAGCATGCGCCAAGAATTGTTCAACCTTTTTAAACATACAAAAGCGAGTATTGCCTAAATCGACATTATCCCAGCACTTCCGCATCTTGCGCGAGGCAGGGCTGGTCCGCAGCGAGCGTAAAGGCGTCGAGCTTATCAATTCAATACGCTGGGAAGACCTGAAAGAACGCTTTGGTCCTATGATTCTGGCAATTGTCGATGCCTATTCGAAGCAACAAAAAAACCATTCAATATCTTAATATCTGGGGTTGTTGTGCAAACCCTGTGTTTCCAGTGAGAAAACACGCATACTCGAAATCCTGCGGTCGCTAAAATTAGTAAAATTGGGGCAACGTGTTCAGATAAAATATCTTCAGAATTGCCTACCTGCCTATGTTTGAATTCAGCCCCTGATGCAGTGGATAACTACCCAAAATTGGAATGACTTCATTACCGTGCTTAGAAATGCATGGAAATCTCTGAGTTAGTTCGGTTGAATATCTTCTTTTTACAGACCATCATCAAGGTTAGAGTTGTTTGTGATGCGGCTGGAAATAGGTGCGTATTCCGATGAAATCAACCATTCATTCCACTACAAATTCAGCCACATTTTAAATGCTAGATTTCGGCCATCAAGAGACAGTCAAAAATTTAAACGAATGACAGGACTGATTTATATAGCTGCCATTCATTGAAAATAAATTAATAGGCATGAACTTCTGAATCAAGATCCACTGGATAGCCAGATTTAGAACGTTCTGGCTATCCAACTGTAGATTTATGCTGTAGCGATTTGCATTGCAGACTGTTTACGACGAACAACCCAGCCTAATAATGGCAAGCCTAATAACATCATTGCCCATTCTCCAGCTTCGGGAACTGCGGATACAGAATATCCTGAGTTACTGAAACCATAATGCTTTTCTGATCCAATAACGAGGTAGTTGTAACTCTGGCCGGGAACTTCGATAGAGTAAAAGTAATTTGTAGCGGTATCACCGATTGCTAAATTAGAATTGGCGAATACGAAATTGTTGTACGTACCATCGAAAGATATTTGTGCACCACTTGATAACCAAAAACCCCCAAACAGACTGATGCTATCAACGAATAAGCTTCCATTGCCACTGAACGCAACACCATCAAAAAAAACAGAGGCATTTGAGATATTAGTAATAAAGTTACCTGTAGCGGTACCATTGAACTTAGCAATAATTTCGTCCGAGCCAATTTTCCAGTCTAATTTATATTCAGTGGTATCAGCATAGGCATAATTGATGCCAAATAATGTAAATAATACCAGCAGTTTTATAAAGCGCTTACAATCTGAGTTGAGTTGAGTTGAGTTGAGTTGAGTTGAGTTGAGTTGAATGCATTATGTTTCCTTGAATTGGTTATTACAATAAATTTTCACCTAATTTAACTGATCAAAGAGGCAATCCAGCAATCCTCGCAACAAGAACCCTAAGACTTTCCGCTTCTACCATTTGATAGAATTGGCCTTTACTCTTGTTGATTTTTTAACACATAAAACAGGTATTTTCAATTGTACCTAACATATTTTTCTATTCTCCACACCACTATAATCAATAAGTAGCCTATAGAGCGGAAAAGCGATAGAATTCAACCAAAAAAAATCAAGTCTATCGTTTTTCTATATCACATTTCAAAAATAGTTGCAACTAATTGATATATATACATTATTGATAGGCCCTATAATAACTCAGTAGAATTGTAAGTACATGGACATCCCTACAATCCCTTTCCCTCGATCGCCAGATTGCAGAGCCTAATAAAATCTATCCAAAAAATTTCATACTCCTTAATTGTTAATGCTTAACTGACCGACAGCTTTGTATACATCAAGAGTCATTTAAAAAATTAGGCTGAATGGCAGCTTGGGGTCGATTGCGACAATTCACCACTCTAAAAAGCTGACATTCACTACAGGTGGACTCATATCGGAACGATGGCCTGAGTGAAACGGAACTGGTTTCGGGAATACGCAAAATAGGTTTATTCAGTGTGGCAAAATTTTCTGAGGTTTCGGCTTACAACCCTATATACGAGAAGTTAATTAAAAAATGCATGGGTAAATGGGTCATACATATTTTCCACGAAATGTCAGAAGTTCCTACAATTGATGTTAGAGCTAATACTATCAATATATGACTGGATAAGATATAAATAAACGCCTTTCAGCTTAAAATATTGATTGCAAAAAACACGAAACTATTTTAAATAAGCGCTTAGCAATAATTCAGTCTGTATTTTTTACATCGGTTCGGCTAGTCCGTTCATGGTTCGACTAAGCACACCACAAACGGACTAGCCGATGGTGTGCATACTGAGTTTTTGTTAGTGGTTTATAAGCAATAATTTGACTGTTATTATTAGATTTTGTGAACATCAGACGAATGAATATATGCTACTCGTCAACTTGAAAAATGGCTTAACTGCCCTGCCTAAATTTTAACGCATTGAGAATCGAAACATCATTAACTCAGAGGAGTAACGTTATGAAAGTATTTACTTGGAACACTCAAGGTGAACGTTGGACAGCAATCAAACGCCGGATTGACAAATACAATCCCGATGTTTTTTGTATACAAGAAGCGGGGAATCTTCCAAAAGCCATTGGCTACGTCGGTGAACTCACTTTTGGTGAACCCAATGATATTGGAACTTACGAGGGCTATAAAATTTGGTTTCTGCCTTGGGATAGGAACGAAGGAAATGGCAACATTCGCTGTTCCATGGCTATGCTCTTTCAAGATGGCGGCGTACCCGCCGTTTCATGGTCGACAGACACCTACAAACGTCCTGTCATGCGCAAATCCATCGGCACCAAATACTATGTGGCCAACATTCATGCGGGTGGGCAAGAGTATATCAACCAGGCGATTCTAAGTGCAAAAACCAATGCAGGCAATCGGACATGGATCGTAGCCGGTGATTTTAATCAAAACGCAAAACAAAACATGCCCTGGTTGGATAGACGCGGAGGCACTATCATTGCTCCTGACAAAGCCACACGCCCTGCGAGTGGTAAAGTGCTTGATTATGCCATCAGCAGTGACGAATTGGGGGCGGCGAGCGTCGATGGCGAACCAGACTACGGCGGCTCTGATCACCGCTCGGTTGATATTGATTGGTGATTGAAAGTTACATTGACAACTTTTGATTAATTTGCAAAAGATATTCCGCTACTTTGTTTAAGTCTTCTGCTATTGCCAGCGCTTGACATTGCGCATGCTGGTTAGCTGGTAATACAGAGGGAATATAAATACACGGTGCATTGGCTGCTGTAGCTGCATTGACACCAATAGCAGAATCCTCTAACACCAGACAATGCTGAATGTCTACACCCAGTAATGCACTGGTTTTTAGATAGATATCGGGTGCCGGTTTAGCGAAAACCACATCTTCTGAAGTGACGATAAGTTTAAATACATCCGCCACACCAGCTACATTTAAACAATGTAAGGCATTGGTTTTTTTGCTGTTTGTGGCCAGCGCGTAGGGTAGGTTCAGTTGTTTAATCACATCCAGCAGATTAAAAAAACCGGGTTTAACTGGAATGCCTGTGGTTTTAACATGAGCATGCCAATAACTTGAACTAAGCTTGGTAAAATGCTGATAATCTATGCCGTTTTCGCAATATTCATTAAAAGCAATTTCTAATTGTCTGCTTTCAATACCCGACAATGATTGCAAAAAATCCATGCTTAACGAAAAAGACAGACTAGTGGCGGCTTGTTGCCAAGCTAGCATATAGGTGCTTTCGGTATCCAGTACTAAGCCATCCATATCAAAAATGACCGCTTTGATAGACTGTTTAAGCACGTATCACCTTAATATATTCACCTTTGGCTTCACGATTAGAGCCAACAACAATGCGTTTGCGTCCGGCCTCATCGGCTTCTAATTGACCAGAAATCAATACTTGTTCGCCGGTTATTGCTTGCCCTGTATAAGTAGCGGTGTAACTGACCAAGGTTTGAATTTCGGCATGTTGCAAGGAAAATTGTGCAGGATAATCAAAGCCAAAATGATCATCAGTGACCAGCGTCTGCAATTGTATGGCACCCAATTTATGATAATGGTGCAGTTTACTTTCTGTACCGGGTATTACTAAACTTAAATCAAACTTACGTTGGTTAATCATGCCTTTATTAAATTTGCGTTGTTCATGCCATATATAGTCAGCCAATGACAAATCACAATCGCGTCGCTCATAACTGGCTAACCAGTCTTGCGCTTGCAAGTTGTGACATTGCTGCGCTGCTAAATGATGCTTAAGACGTTGCCGGATATGATGAAACACTGCACGATCATAACAAACAATATCAATATCCGATTCTGGATTATAGACGCCAGGTAACAACGATCCCGTTATTCCCAGATGTGGCAGTACAACGCCCTCACCCGCCAACAACCTACATAATTCCTGCAAATCTACAATCACCTGATCTGGCGCTACCTCAGCGAGTAATTGTTGTAATCGCGTTTGCGGTGCATAGTGCTTAATGATGGCATCCGGTGCAACAGCATGCAGATGTGCATCGCGTTCTGCTGAAAAAAACAGATACTGCGGATGATATGTATTCAAATACTGGTTGGCGGCTAGTGTATTTACTTTTTTCCAACCCTGCTTGCTTAGCACATAGCGCAAAAAACACAGCACTTTATCGGCCTCCAGTGACTCAGCCACCACTGCAAACAATAAACCTTCCTGGGTTTCTATAAAATCTTTTACTTTATAAGTATCGGTCATTTAATTGCATGAGCACGTTATTGTTAGGTAGCCAGATAAAGCAGCATTTATAAATATTAATCAATGTAGCTAGCAGAGTGGTAAAAAAGAGGGCAAATAATTTAAAACCGATTTTAAATTATTTTCTCCCATTTCACAGAAATGCATTGAAAAAAAACAAGCAATCTCATATTCTCACTCACGCACAGCTTACAATAGCGTTACAGTTTTTTTAGCCTACAATAACCATAATTGCTAATCTTGGGTTGACTATGGCGCTAGTAACTATGTTTTATCTCAATTGCTAGTCAGCGTTTAACTGACAGTTAATACCCCTCCATCATATAGGAGATAGCATGAAAATTGGTATTCCAAAGGAAATTTACACGGGTGAAAACCGCGTTGCCACCACACCTGAAGCGGCTGAAAAAATAATAAAACTAGGCTTTGAAGTCTATGTACAATCCGGCGCAGGTAATGCGGCCAATATCACGGATGCTGCTTACCAGCAAGCAGGTGTCACCATTCTTGATACCGCACAGGCTATCTGGGATACAGCAGACATTATCCTGAAAATCCGTGCGCCACAGCGGCGTTTGGATTTAGGTTTGGACGAACTGGGACTAATTAAGAACGGTCAGATTATTATCAGTTTTATCTGGCCTGCACAAAATCCCGATTTGATGGATACGCTGGCTGCTAAAAATACCACTGTGTTAGCCATGGATAGTGTGCCACGTATGTCACGCGCTCAAAAAATGGATGCGCTTAGCTCCATGGCCAATATTGCAGGCTATCGAGCAATTGTAGAAGCTGCGCAACATTTTGGACGCTTCTTTACCGGACAAATTACTGCCGCAGGTAAAATACCACCCGCTAAAGTACTGGTTATTGGTGCGGGAGTTGCGGGTCTGGCTGCTATTGGTGCTGCTAAAAGTATGGGTGCTATCGTACGTGCGTTTGATACTCGACCCGAAGTAAAAGAACAAATCGAGAGTATGGATGCCGAATTCCTGATGCTGGATTTCAAAGAAGAAGGAAGCGGTACTGGCGGTTATGCCAAAACCATGTCCAAAGAATTTATAGAAGCTGAAATGGCACTGTTTGCGCAACAGGCTCAAGAAGTGGATATTATCGTTACTACTGCTTTAATTCCCGGCAAGCCCGCTCCAGAACTGATTACTGCCGAGATGGTAGCATCTATGAAGCAAGGTAGTGTGATTGTCGATTTAGCAGCAGAACAAGGTGGCAACTGCGCTTTAACTGAACGTGATGCGGTAGTGGTTAAACACGGTGTTACCCTGATTGGTTATACCAATCTCCCCAGTCGGCTGGCGAATCAATCCAGTCAACTCTATGCCACCAATCTACGGCATTTACTCACTGATTTATCCCCAAATAAAGACGGCACTGTATTTGTAAACATGGAGGATGAAGTCATCCGCGGTGCTACCGTCATAAAAGAAGGTAACATCACTTGGCCGCCTCCCCCACCCAAACTCTCTGCAGCCCCAGCCAAACCGGTTGTGGAAGTGGCAAGTAGCGCACTAGAAACTGACAACAAAAAATCAGCTTTAGCGCAATGGTTACCTTTGTTGATAGGGGGAGCCGCATTTTTTGGTCTAGGTGCGGTTGCACCCGAATCGTTCTTGTCACATTTTACGGTGTTTGTACTGGCCTGTTTTGTAGGCTATCAGGTGATCTGGAATGTTTCGCCATCCTTACACACACCACTGATGAGTGTCACCAATGCCATTAGCGGCATTATTGTCATTGGTGCTTTAGTGCAGGTATCGGCAACACTGTCTATTATCAAAATCTTGTCAGGATTGGCCATTCTGATTGCTTCCATTAATATTGCCGGTGGCTTTTTGGTCACTCGTCGTATGCTCGAAATGTTCCGGAAATAAGGAGAACACTATGACACACGGTTTGGTCACAATGGCTTACATAGCTGCATCTATTTTATTTATTTTGAGCTTAAGCGGGTTAAGTCGACAAGATAGCTCGCGTCGTGGCAATTATTTTGGCATGGTGGGTATGACCATTGCCATACTAGCCACGGTGCTTAGTAGTAGCGTTCATGCCAACTACGCAATCTTGATCGTTGCGCTGCTTATTGGCGGTTTTATCGGCTCCAGAGCCGCCGCCAAGGTAGAAATGACGCAAATGCCTGAGTTGGTTGCCCTAATGCACAGTCTGGTGGGTATGGCTGCTGTATTGGTGGGCTATGCCAATTTTCTGGAAGAAGCATCACCGTTACTGGGTGCAGAAAAAACCATACATGAAGTGGAAATTTACATTGGTATTTTCATTGGTGCCGTTACTTTTTCCGGTTCGGTCATTGCGTTCGGTAAATTGTGCGGCAAAATCAGTGGTAAACCGCTTTTATTACCTGCGCGGCACTGGTTTAACCTATTACTGCTAATTGCCACTTTCATCTTGGGTTATTTTTTCCTGGCTGGTGCCGCCAGCAATACCAGCCTGACACCGTTATTGATTATGACGGTAATCGCCTTGATATTGGGTGTACATATGGTGATGGCCATCGGTGGTGCAGATATGCCAGTGGTAGTTTCTATGTTAAATAGTTATTCGGGGTGGGCAGCCGCTGCGACAGGCTTTATGCTGAATAACGATTTACTGATAGTCACTGGCGCACTGGTCGGTAGTAGTGGTGCCATCCTTAGCTATATTATGTGTCGGGCCATGAATCGTCACTTCTTAAGCGTCATTGCTGGTGGTTTTGGCAGCGCAGGTGGCGAAGCGGCAGAAGTGGTTGGCGAAGTGTATCCCATCGAAGCAGAAGAAACCGCGCAATTGCTGCACGATGCTAAAAACATCGTAATTATTCCAGGCTATGGTATGGCGGTGGCGCAAGCGCAGCACACGGTTAACGAAATTACCAAATTGCTGATCAGTCAGGGAAAAAAAGTACGCTTTGCCATACATCCTGTTGCTGGACGTATGCCAGGACATATGAATGTACTGCTGGCAGAAGCCAAAGTACCGTATGACATTGTATTTGAAATGGATGAGATCAATCCAGAATTCCCGCACGTAGATGTGTCTATCGTGATTGGAGCCAACGATATTGTTAACCCTTCTGCTCTGGATGATCCTAACAGCCCCATTGCCGGTATGCCGGTATTGGAATGCTGGAAAAGCGCCACAACTATCGTAATGAAACGCAGTATGGCATCTGGTTATGCTGGCGTAGGTAATCCATTATTTGTACACGAAAACACACGGATGTTATTTGGTGATGCTAACGATAGATTATTAGCGTTGTTGAAAGCGCTGCAAGGTTAAACATTAAGTTTCTAACTGGGTTGTTTTATTTCGCAACCCAGTTTTAATAGTGCGTGATAGCAATTTAACAGGGTACAGACCAGAATAGCATTTGCTGGGCTTACTTACTCTGCACATTGTAAGCGACAGACTGGTTGTCAGTTATCGACTATTTGTCAAATGCAATGAAATACCCTAAGCTTGACATTAGCGTTTAGATAGAGTTGAATTTGTCGGAATTGGTATTGATTCGGCAGCGCATTTCACTAGCCCTTCCTATAAATTCATTCGCCTCTCTGGCAATACCCGCTCATATAATTTTTTTGCTAACCCCACCTATCCAGGAGATTAACCATGCGTTTTTTAGCACCACAACCAGTGAGTATTGGCAAAATACTGGATGCGAGTTTTAAATTATACAGAGCCAGTTTTTCTAAATTGTTGGTGTTTATGCTGATTTCAGCTAGCTTTCAAGTAATATTCGGTTTGTTACAGATGTGGTTGTATAAAGATCAAGCGCAATCACCCAATTTGCCACTGATTATTTATAATGAACATCCGGTATTGATGATCTGCGTTCTGCTAATCTCTTCTATCATTACTTTTACCTTACAC contains:
- the pntB gene encoding Re/Si-specific NAD(P)(+) transhydrogenase subunit beta; its protein translation is MTHGLVTMAYIAASILFILSLSGLSRQDSSRRGNYFGMVGMTIAILATVLSSSVHANYAILIVALLIGGFIGSRAAAKVEMTQMPELVALMHSLVGMAAVLVGYANFLEEASPLLGAEKTIHEVEIYIGIFIGAVTFSGSVIAFGKLCGKISGKPLLLPARHWFNLLLLIATFILGYFFLAGAASNTSLTPLLIMTVIALILGVHMVMAIGGADMPVVVSMLNSYSGWAAAATGFMLNNDLLIVTGALVGSSGAILSYIMCRAMNRHFLSVIAGGFGSAGGEAAEVVGEVYPIEAEETAQLLHDAKNIVIIPGYGMAVAQAQHTVNEITKLLISQGKKVRFAIHPVAGRMPGHMNVLLAEAKVPYDIVFEMDEINPEFPHVDVSIVIGANDIVNPSALDDPNSPIAGMPVLECWKSATTIVMKRSMASGYAGVGNPLFVHENTRMLFGDANDRLLALLKALQG